DNA sequence from the Sinorhizobium sp. RAC02 genome:
GGGACTATACAGCGGCCGTGGCCGCCCTGCCCCGCCCCAAGACACTCTCTTTTGAAGGACTGAGCCATGCTGGATAAACCGCTTCTCATCAACGGCGAATGGCGCGCGCCTGCCGGCAATCGCTCGGTGGAGGTCCGCAATCCGGCAAACGGCGAGGTGGTTGCGACATTAGCCCTCTGCGAGACCGCCGATCTCGATGCGGCGCTCGAAGCGGCGCAGCAGGGTTTCGAAACCTGGCGCAGGACGACCGTCCTCGAGCGTGCGAAGATCATGCACAAGGCGGCGGCCCTGGTCCGCGAGCGCGCGGAAACCATGGCGCAGCTCATGTCCCGCGAACAAGGGAAGCCGATCGCCGAAGCGCGCGGCGAGGCTAATGCCGCCGCCGAGCACATCGAATGGCATGCCGAGGAAGGCCGGCGCGCCTATGGCCGTGTCATTCCCGCCCGCGTGCCCGGGGCACGGCAGGTCGTGCTGCGCGAACCGGTCGGTCCCGTCGCGGCGTTCACGCCCTGGAATTTCCCGATCAACCAGCTCGTGCGCAAGGTGTCCGCAGCGCTTGCCAGCGGCTGCTCGATCATCGCCAAGCCGCCGGAAGAGGCACCGTCCGCCTGTATCGAACTTGCCCGCGCCTTCCAGGATGCCGGACTGCCATCCGGCGTTCTCGGCATCGTCTTCGGCCCGGCGGCCGAAGTCTCCGAGCATCTCATCACCTCGCCGGTCACCCGCAAGATCTCGTTCACCGGCTCGGTTCCAGTCGGCAAGAAGCTCGCGGCAATGGCGGCGGCCGGCGTCAA
Encoded proteins:
- a CDS encoding NAD-dependent succinate-semialdehyde dehydrogenase translates to MLDKPLLINGEWRAPAGNRSVEVRNPANGEVVATLALCETADLDAALEAAQQGFETWRRTTVLERAKIMHKAAALVRERAETMAQLMSREQGKPIAEARGEANAAAEHIEWHAEEGRRAYGRVIPARVPGARQVVLREPVGPVAAFTPWNFPINQLVRKVSAALASGCSIIAKPPEEAPSACIELARAFQDAGLPSGVLGIVFGPAAEVSEHLITSPVTRKISFTGSVPVGKKLAAMAAAGVKRATMELGGHAPYIVAKDADVEAAVKLGLMLKYRNAGQVCAAPTRFYIEQEVYDAFRAGFVAGAKAIKVGDGLSDGVQMGPLTHARRLDAMARFVDDAVSQGARLECGGKRIGNSGYFFEPTVLSDVPEEAAIMNDEPFGPLAALVPVSSIDEAIRRSNRLPFGLAAFGFTRSLATADRFSTELEAGMISINHFGLAAAETPFGGIKESGYGSEGGSETLDSYLTTKFVSHIGV